From a region of the Cygnus atratus isolate AKBS03 ecotype Queensland, Australia chromosome 3, CAtr_DNAZoo_HiC_assembly, whole genome shotgun sequence genome:
- the C3H1orf131 gene encoding uncharacterized protein C1orf131 homolog isoform X1, producing MGAREPCRRLEAVLGALYDLGEEPGNGGEEEAAEEESQEPVAAGGGGGGGGREAGGQRGARGFFVGLRDELRAAGPPPPPAPPLQPVEVVVFRGRKRRVKVKEEEEKGRPGPGSGAQTKAVAEKKNKQEFNFEKARLEVHRFGITGYEKQEQRLWERERAIMLGAKPPKKEHINYKTYQEKMKEKKAGKEDDKGKTQEHKGDSLKKKKKDLKERKAKRKKSVPSIWPAGQVGKFRDGTLILQSGDIKKIKSSKVIK from the exons ATGGGGGCGAGGGAGCCCTGCCGGCGGCTGGAGGCGGTGCTCGGAGCCCTCTACGACCTGG GTGAGGAGCCCGGCAAtgggggcgaggaggaggcggcggaggaggagagCCAGGAGCCGGTggcggcaggaggaggaggaggaggaggaggaagagaggcgggggggcagcggggcgccCGCGGCTTCTTCGTGGGGCTGCGGGACGAGCTccgcgccgccggccccccgccgccccccgccccgccgctaCAGCCcgtggaggtggtggtgttccgcgggaggaagaggagggtgaaggtgaaagaggaggaggagaaggggcggccgggccccggcAGCGGCGCACAG ACCAAAGCAgtggctgaaaagaaaaacaagcaagaatTTAACTTCGAAAAA GCTCGCTTGGAAGTGCACAGGTTTGGGATCACGGGCTATGAGAAACAAGAGCAACGTTTATGGGAACGGGAACGGGCTATCATGCTGGGAGCCAAG CCCCCCAAAAAGGAACACATCAACTACAAGACAtatcaagagaaaatgaaagagaaaaaagcagggaaggaggatgATAAGGGAAAG ACACAGGAACACAAAGGAGATTctctgaagaagaagaagaaagaccTGAAGGAGAG gaaggccaaaaggaagaaatcagtGCCTAGCATTTGGCCTGCAGGACAAGTCGGAAAATTCAGAGATGGGACTTTGATTCTACAAAGTGGTgacataaagaaaattaaatcatctAAAGTTATCAAATGA
- the C3H1orf131 gene encoding uncharacterized protein C1orf131 homolog isoform X2 encodes MGAREPCRRLEAVLGALYDLGEEPGNGGEEEAAEEESQEPVAAGGGGGGGGREAGGQRGARGFFVGLRDELRAAGPPPPPAPPLQPVEVVVFRGRKRRVKVKEEEEKGRPGPGSGAQTKAVAEKKNKQEFNFEKARLEVHRFGITGYEKQEQRLWERERAIMLGAKTQEHKGDSLKKKKKDLKERKAKRKKSVPSIWPAGQVGKFRDGTLILQSGDIKKIKSSKVIK; translated from the exons ATGGGGGCGAGGGAGCCCTGCCGGCGGCTGGAGGCGGTGCTCGGAGCCCTCTACGACCTGG GTGAGGAGCCCGGCAAtgggggcgaggaggaggcggcggaggaggagagCCAGGAGCCGGTggcggcaggaggaggaggaggaggaggaggaagagaggcgggggggcagcggggcgccCGCGGCTTCTTCGTGGGGCTGCGGGACGAGCTccgcgccgccggccccccgccgccccccgccccgccgctaCAGCCcgtggaggtggtggtgttccgcgggaggaagaggagggtgaaggtgaaagaggaggaggagaaggggcggccgggccccggcAGCGGCGCACAG ACCAAAGCAgtggctgaaaagaaaaacaagcaagaatTTAACTTCGAAAAA GCTCGCTTGGAAGTGCACAGGTTTGGGATCACGGGCTATGAGAAACAAGAGCAACGTTTATGGGAACGGGAACGGGCTATCATGCTGGGAGCCAAG ACACAGGAACACAAAGGAGATTctctgaagaagaagaagaaagaccTGAAGGAGAG gaaggccaaaaggaagaaatcagtGCCTAGCATTTGGCCTGCAGGACAAGTCGGAAAATTCAGAGATGGGACTTTGATTCTACAAAGTGGTgacataaagaaaattaaatcatctAAAGTTATCAAATGA